The sequence below is a genomic window from Leisingera sp. M658.
CTGCAGAAGCTCTGCCATTTGAAGACGCCAGTTTCGACATCGTCGTCAGCTATTTGACACTGATCGACATTCCAGACACGAAACGTGCAATTGCCGAGATGACGCGGGTGCTGGCGCCGGGAGGTCATCTGCTGATTGCCAACCTCAACAGCTGGATCACAGCCTCGCAGTCCAAAGGCGGAGGCTGGACACGTGATCAGGACGGCGCGGCGAATATGTGCATCGACCGCTATTTCGAGGAACACCACCATTGGGGCGAATGGAATGGGATGCGGATAAAGAACTGGCACCGGCCGCAGGCGTTCTACATGCAGGCATTGCTGAACGCAGGGCTGCAGCTGACCCATTTTGACGAACCCATGGCGACGGGCGGCGAGCGGGCGGACAGCTACAACCGGGCTCCCTATCTCTACCTGATGGAGTGGCAAAAGCCGGCTGGCTGAATACGGCGGCACGGCAAACGCCCGCCAATAGATGGCGGGCGCCGGGCCTGTTTCACTTAATGCGGATCAAAGATCCTGTTTCGCGTCCAGCAGCGCGTCTTCCAGCAGCTTTTCGTTGCGGGCATCTTCGATCTTGCGGATGCGGTCTTCACTGGAGCGATGATCGAACCGGTACTTCACCACGTTGATCAAGCTGAGCGTCAGCAAGAGCACGCCCATGCCCCAATAGCCTTTGGTGGCAAGCGGTACTTCGGTGGAAAGCCACAGGGACACCCCCAGCATCGCATAGGCGATGGCCACGCCGGCAACGTTCAGGAGGATAATCAGTTTATTGTCAGTGCTGTCGGTAAACATGTCTTTGCTCCAGTATTCAAAAATTGTTTGAGGTCACCCGGCGGTCCGGGAGGTGCCTGGGCTGTGCCCGGTCAGTCTTTAACTTTCAGCCGGTTCAGCACATCAGCAGCGGTGCTGCGGCTGCGGGGGCCGAAACCGGCGTCTGCCAGATCATCGGCGATGGTGCTGCTGTTCAGCTCTCCGTCGATTTCGCGCAGGATCTCGCCCTGCTCGAACGGGTCATCGCGCTGCAGGACCTGGCTGATCAGCGCCTCGGCCTCTTCGGCCGGGCTGTCACCGCCGGTGTGGCGGCGCAGGCGGCGCTGGATGTCCTGCTCGCGCCGCGTCGCACGGGCAGCTATGGCGCCCTGTTTCAGATCGGTGATGCGGCGGCTGGCGGTTTCCACCGACTGGCGCAGCTGCAGGATACGGGCTTCCAGCCGGTCCAGGGTCTGGCGGCGGACTGTCAGCTCATTCTCCATCTCGGCCACTGCCTGTGCCGCAGTTTGCGCCAGGTCCTCGCGCCCGCCTTCCAGCGCTTCACCGGCCCGGGCCATCAGGTCCCCTACGCGGGTTTGCAGGGTTTCGATCTGGCGCTGTTCGGCGCGCTGACGTTGGATCAGGCTGGCCAGGGTCAGCTTGGCCGCCTTCAGATTTCCTTCGGCCTCGCGGATCTTCTGGGTGATCAGCTCGATCGAATAGGTCTCCCGCAGCTGTTCTTCAGCCCGGGCATTGGCACCGGTGATCAGGGTCTTCAGAGTGGCGAACATCTCTTCCTCCATCTTGAACATCGTTCACAAGGGGAGTGATCGCACAATTTTGAACGCCGTTCAAGAATTATTTTGAACGATGTTCAAAAATTACTGTTTGCCGATTTGATTAAGAACCTGGGCTATCATCGTTTCGATCTGTTCCGGGGGCACCCCCGAGATACGCCGTTCCAGCCCCAAGAGCACAATGCCATGCACAGAGGAGAACAGCGCCCGCACCATCAGGCCGGTTTCCTCTGCGCCCATCCCCGGGAACAATTCCCCCACCGGGCGGGCGATATTGGCAAAGAGCCCCTCCAGCGCGTCCAGATACCAGCCGGGCACCGGCCCCTCTGCGGTCATCTGCAAATCAAACAGCGCCCGCCACAGGTTGGTGTTGCCGATGGCAAAATGCAGGTAGGCGTTGCTCATCAGGATCAGGCGGGCAGTAGGAGGTTCCGCACCGGCATCCGCCACCGATGCCCTGACCGCAGCGCCCAGCCTGCAGAAGGTGCGCCCGTTCACCGCCATGATAATGGCATTCAGATCGTCGAAAGCGTTATAGATTGCCCCCAGCGCACAGCCCGCATCCTGGGCCATGTCACGGGCACGCAGCGCCCCTGCCCCGTCGCGGGCAATGCGGATCTCTGCCGCTTCCACCAGTTTTTCCCGCAGCGCCGCCTTGCGCGCTTCCACCTTGCCTGCCATGGCACCCTGCCCCTTCTTGAACCGCGTTCAAAATACCGCAGGCAACAGCGGCGTAAAGCAGGAAATCAGATCAGGCCGCGCCAGCGCAAGACAACGACCAGCAGAATCAGCACCACCAGAAGGGAAAACGCCACACTGCCCAGTACCCCCAGCCAAAAGCCCTTGCGCCGGTCGGCCAGGTCGATTTTCTGCAAATGCGCCTTCACTTCGCGTGCGGCGCCGCGCAGCGGTTTCTCGTCCACCGTCGGCCGCAACTTGGGGTGCTCCAGCATCGGCAGCGCATCGGCAAGTTTCATGCCCTGCTTGTAGATCCGGCGCGGCAGGCGGCGGCGCGCCCGTTTCAATGCGGCGGCCAGATCGCCGGAGGCCTGTTCGCGCTCCTTCAGCAACGTGCGGATGTCTTCGATATCCTGGTCCAGGCTGGCGGCCATTCCGGCACTCTCCCTCAGCTGCTGTTCACCGCTACCCTAGCCTGCGCCTGCGGCTGTCTCAATGGGGGTGGCAAGCCTTTGCCTGCGCGGGTATCTAGAACTTATGCTGAACACGATCACACATGGCACTGCCACAAACAAAACCCCGCTGCTGATTGCCCATGGCCTTTATGGCTCGGCCCGGAACTGGGGTGTTATTGCCAAACGCCTGTCGGATGAGCGGCTGGTGGTTGCCGTTGATATGCGCAATCACGGCGACAGCCCGCGGACCAAAAGCCACAGCTATCCTGAACTGGCCGAAGACCTGGCCGAAGTGATTGCCGCGCAGGGCGGGCAAATGGATGTGATCGGACATTCAATGGGCGGCAAGGCGGCAATGACGCTGGCACTGAACCACCCTGATACGGTACGCCGCCTGGTAGTGGCGGACATTGCGCCGGTTGCCTATGGCCATACCCAGATCCAATACATTCACGCCATGCGCACAGTGGACCTGGAGACGGTCGAGCGCCGCCCGGAAGCCGCCGCGCAGCTGGCCAAGGCCGGAGTGGAGCCTGCGCTGCAGAGCTTTTTCACCCAATCGCTGGATATTGCGAACAAGCGCTGGAAACTGAACCTGGACACGCTGGCGGATCAGATGCCGGACATCATGTCCTTCCCTGAGACGGATGCCGCCTGGGAGGGGCCTGCGCTGTTCCTGTCCGGGTCTGAATCGGACTATGTGCTGCCCGAACACCGCGACGAGATCCGTGCGCGCTTTCCCCCCGCCCGCTTTGCCAAACTACCCGGTGCGGGCCATTGGCTGCACGCCGAAAAGCCGCGCGAGTTCGAAGCCGCCGCGCGGGTGTTCCTGAGCGCCTAGGCGCCGCGGGCGTAAAGCTGCTTGGCCACCAGCCAGGCAACCGGCACCCCCAGCACAGCCCCAATGGCCGCCGAGGCCAGGATGGCCGGAACATTGGTCATGCCTGCGACCAGAACCACAATGACGCCAATGCCCGCCAGGCTGCTGCCGATCAGCGAGTAAAGAATGGATGCAAGGCGCAACATGGGGTTTCTCCTATAACTGCCGAGTCTGTTTGAGTACTTGCATAGGGAGAGTGAGAATCTGCCGCCTTGATCAGGATCAGATTGCAAGCCAATCAAAAGGGCGGCCCCAATGGGGCGCCGGCGGCTTACTTTGCGGCGAAGCACTGGCCGGGGAGACGCGGGTCAGGCGATGTTCACAAAAACCCGGCCGCCCTCGACCTTTACCGGATAGGTCTTAAGATCAAGATGCACCGGCGCCGACAGCGCCTTGCCGGTGCAGATATCAAACCGGCCGCCATGCAGCGGGCATTCAATGACACAATCAATCACCAGCCCGTCCTCCAGACTCTGCTCTTCATGCGTGCACATCAGATCCGAGGCGAAGAACCCCTTTTCAGTGTTGTAGATCGCGTATGATTTACCTCCGTGCTGCCAGGCGATCAGGTCCTCCTCGTCGATGTCATCGGTGGCGCAGGCGTCTATCCATTGGCTCATGCTGTGGCTCCTGATTGGTGTTTTCCGGCATAACTCACATTGTCCGCTGCGCGACACGTTCCACCGGGCCGCCCCCGGTGATCATATGCGGCGCCTGGCGGATGCTGGCGGCCTTGGTCGGGCGGCCAAGCGAGCGGCGCAGCACCACCGACAGCACCTCAATATTGGTCTTGCAGAAGCCCGGATCCGGCTCTGGCAGCTGATCCTGCACCGCCTCGGCCAGTTTGGGCAGCGCGTGGAACGGCACCTGCGGATACAGATGATGTTCGACGTGGTTGTTCATCTTCATATAGAGGAATTCGGCCAGCCAGTTGCTGCGGAACGAGCGGGTGCTCTCCAGTATCGAAGGTGAATTCTCCTGCAGCTCCACGTGCTGGATCAGGGTGAACAGCAGCATGACGGGAGCACCCAGGATGCGCGGGATCACCAGGAACCAGACCACCCACCAGATACCAAAGAACGGCGCCGCGGCGATCAGCGCATAGATCATCAGCATAATGCGCGCGTTGCGGGTCATCCTGGCGAACTCGCCTTCCGGCGTGACCATCTTCATCGTATCAGTGTAGCGGCCCGCCGCCAGATGCACGAACACCTGCATGTGGAACCGCAACAGCGCAAAGCCGGTGATCTCGGCCAGCCAGCCGCCAAAACCCATCGGTGTATCGAATGGCATCTGGCTGTCCTTGCCCACCCACCAGGTATGGGTGTGGTGGTTGGTGTGGGTGTAGCGGCGGTGCAGCGGCTCCTCCATGTAAAGGAGCGAGGTCACCCACAGCACCGCCTCGTTCAGCCAGCGGCTGCGGAAGGCGGTGCCATGCGCGGTTTCATGGCTGAAGGAATAGGCCGGCACGGTCAGGAAGATGCCATGCAGCAGCATCGCAGGCCAGACCCAGAGTGTGCCGAGCGTTGCCCAGACCAGCGCGCCGGTGGCCGCCAGATAAGCAACCCATTGAGCGATATAGATCAGGCCGGGCCTGTCGCTGCGGGCAGCGATGGATTTCAGCGTTTTCTTGTCGAGCTTCACCCCGGAAGACGCGGCATTTGTGGGGATATAATCAGGCATCTGTAACCTTCCGGATGGCTGAAGTGATGTGTCAGACGGGTGCAGAAAACCTCCGGGCCGTCTGCTGACCACCCGTGGCTTCCGCACCTTCCAGGACTGCCTGCTCAGCTCGCGTAATTGGCGCCTTCGTCGTCGAGGATCGCCTTCAGCTCGGCTAGGTGGCGTTCGGCCTGGCTGGGATAATCCTCCAGCTCCTGCGCGGTCTTCTCGGCGATCTCGTCGCTCAGCACCCGCAGCTTCTGGCCGGTCTGCAGCGCCCGGATATAAGTCTCGGCGGCGCGCTCAAAGTAATAGAGACGGTTGAAAGTATCCGCGACATCGTCGCCGATGATCAGCACCCCGTGGTTGCCCATGATCATGGTCTTGACCTTGGGGTCGGTCAGCATCGACGCGCAGCGCGCGCCCTCGTCGTCAAACGCCAAGCCGCCAAAGCCGTTGTCTATCACATAGCGGTTGTAGAAGGTCGCTGTGTTCTGGTCGATCGGCGGCAGGGTGCTGTCGGCCAGGCAAGCCAGCACTGTGGCGTGGATCGAATGCACATGCATCACGCAGCGCGCATGGGGACACAGGCGATGGATCGAGCCGTGCAGCCCCCAGGCGGTCGGGTCCGGCGCATCGGGGCGCTCCATCGTCTTGGGGTCATTGGCGTCCAGCAGCAACAGGTCCGAGGCCTTGACCCGGGAAAAATGCACCTGGTTCGGGTTCATCAGGAACTGGCTGCCGTCCTCGTTCACCGCCAGGCTGAAGTGGTTGGCCACCGCCTCATGCATGTCCAGCTTGGCCGTCCAGCGGAACGCAGCAGCCATATCGACACGCTCCTGCCAATGGGTGAGGTTCGGGCTGAGATCCGCTTGCTTGTTCATTCTGACGCCTCCGAAACTGTTGATGCACAAGTGGTGCCAGCAGAATTGCCGGCTGACAAATGATTGATTCAGCGCTAATGCATTAATTGAATTAATGCATAGGTCGTACGTCCGTGTCTTCTCCTGTCTCGCCCTCTTCTTCGCTGCCCCCGCTCACCTGGCTGCGCGCATTTGAGGCCAGCGCGCGGCATCTGTCCTTCACCCGCGCCGCAGGCGAGCTGAACCTGACGCAATCGGCGATCAGCCAGCATGTGCGCAGCCTGGAGACTTTTCTGGGCCGCGAGCTGTTCATCCGCAAAACCCGCGCGCTGGAACTTTCCGAAGCCGGCGCCAATTACACGCCCATCGTGCGCGAGGCCTTTGACCTGATTGCAGCCGGAACGCAGGCTTTCACCGGCGGCGATCAGGGGCGGCACCTGGTTTTGCAGTGCAATATGGCCTTTTCGGTGTTCTGGCTGTCACCCCGCCTGCCCCGTCTGTACCAAAAGTTCCCCTGGCTGGTGCTGAACATCGTGACCCCGATCTGGGATCCCGAACGCCATGCCGCCAATGCAGGCACCGAGATCCGCTTTGGCCGCCCTGCCGACATGTCGGCCGCCGCCGTCCGGCTGACGCGGGACCGGTTCTACCCTGTCTGCGCGCCGGGCTATCAGGACGGCAAAGTTGATTTCGAGACCGGGACCCTGTTGGATTGCGGCGGTGTGACAGGCTCTTGGGGGGCGTGGTTCAAATCGCAAGGGCGCATGTTTGAACGCAATCACGAGATCAACCTGGCCTCCACCTACGTGATCGCCATGACGGCGGCGGTGAACGGCGCCGGTATCTCCATGTCGCACGACACGCTGGCCGGCGGGCTGCTGGAAAGCGGCCAATTGGTCAAACCCAGCGGGCATTCAGCGGAATTGCTGGAGAACTATTTCCTGATGCCGCCTCCCAGCCATGCCAGCACCCCGGCGTCGCGGGCGTTTCTGGAGTGGCTGGAGGGTGAACTGCCTCCTGTATAGCACCAACATGAGGCCCGCGCCTGACCTTCTGTAATGGGGGCAAAATCAAGACAAAATATTCATCTCAGTTAAAGGCCCAACCGCCCCAAACGTGCACAGATGGGGATTGTGAGGAACACAAGGAGAACACACGATACAGTGGCCATTCGCTGCGCGTTGTTCGAACTGGTGAAGAGCGGATGGAGTGGATGGCATCTGCACCGAACCGTCGCGCAATGCGGCATAGTGCAGATGTTTTCACCAGCTAGGAATGGAGCTCCGCCTTGGAAGTTACGACAATAGGATTGGATCTTGGAAAGGACGTTTTTCAAGTTCACGGTATCTCCGCTGACGGAACAGTTGTTTTCAATCGTTCGATCCGGCGCAAACAAATGCTCAATTTCTTTGAGGCGTTACAAAACTGTCTTGTTGGGATTGAGGCCTGCGGATCCGCACATCATTGGGCGCGTGAACTAACTGCGATCGGTCATGATGTGCGGCTAATGCCAGCGGTCTATGTGAAGCCGTATGTGAAGCGCGGAAAGACAGACGCCGTCGATGCGGAGGCAATCTGCGAGGCCGTCACACGACCGACCATGCGGTTTGTTGCTGTGAAGTCGAAAGAGCAACAGGCCCTGCTGACCATCCATCGGGTGCGACAGCTTATCGTCCGCCGAAAGACCCGGATGTTGAACGTAATCCGCGGTCTTCTTCGTGAGTTTGGCCATGTGATCGGGAACGGACCGGTTGCTGCGATGCGTTTCATTAAGACATTTCAGACGGACGGCTGCCTAGACATGCCTGATGTGGCCAAGAGCATGCTCAAAACACTCTGCGAACAGGTTGTTGCTCTCGATGAGCGGGTGACCTTTTATGACAAGCTGATTGAGTATCATTCCCGGATCGATGAGCGCGCCAAACGGGTTAGGAAAGTGCCAGGCGTTGGCCCCGTCACCGCTTCGGCCATTGTGGCCACCACCGGTGACGGTCGCCAATTCAAGAACGGACGTGAGTTTGCCGCCTGGCAGGGGCTGACACCCCTTAACAGATCGAGCGGTGGCAAAGAGCGTTTGGGGCGTATCAGCAAGAAAGGTGATCGCTATCTTCGACGATTGCTCGTGATCGGCATGACCTCTCAAGTACAGCGTGCACGTGGATACCCGGAACGTGTGCATCCATGGATCAAGCAGCTTCTTGGACGCAAACCCGTCCGCCTCGCAACGATTGCTATGGCGAACAAGGCGGCCAGGATCATCTGGGCGATCCGCACCAAAGATACGTACTACCGCCAATCAGCGGCATAGAAGGAGCCGAACAAAACCGAATTGCAAGACGAATGCCCCCTCTCGGCAGATTTGCCGTGCAAATCGCCTGCCGGGCAACGGATGGCACGTGCGGTCATCCGAAAACCTGAAATCCCGTGCTTTGTCCTGAACTCACAGGTTCGCGTCGCCGATTGGGAGCAGGTTTGCGGAACCCGTCAAGGCCAGCGGCAAGTATCGACGCCACGATCAAAGGCCGGACACAGGACTGTACTGACCAACCGCGCAATCAACGCATTCTTTCCTTGCAAAGCAGACGCCATCCACACAGGACAATCCGGACTTATGCAACTGCGGAGAATGCGCTTGCAGAAAACGCGAGAACTTCTTTGAACCTGCAACAGCAGCCTTTCTGCAATGCAGCGGGTTTCACCGAACAGGCCATCCAGTTCCGCAGCTTGGCTGCGTCTTCCATAACCTCAACTGGCTGCTGCCAGGCTCAACATTCGAGACGCAAGGTCTTGCAAGAGAATCGCACAATTTCTGGTACTCGAGCCCGAAGTGCAACGTTGCCGTTATTGAGATGCGGCAGACACAGCCAGCACATATAGAAATTAAATCGGCAAAGCGCCAATCGCATCCGCAGCTGCCACAATTTCCCGACTGAAGGAAACAAGAGGCAATTCCTGGAGAAGGCATCAGTTCTTGCCCGCAGCACATTCAGTGATTCCGGCTCGGTGCAGCCCTGAGGGATATCAGGCTTCCCGCCTCTGCTCTTCCCAGCGGCGGCATAACAGCAATCCTAGTGCTTCGTTTTTCTAGCGGCTGTCTCGCAGCCCTGTAGAATGAGACAGTTTTTCACGAACCGTCGACGAGCGCCTGAAAACGCTGTCAACGGTGTCGGCAGCGCGGCAGCCTTTTCTCTGACAAGGAGGAGAGGAATTATGCAGCCAGCAAAAGGCACCTTGGCGTGGATGTATGAAAAGATGGTGACAAGCCGTCGTTTCGAGAACGCCATCGAAAAGATCTATATGGAAGGCAAATCGCCTGTCTTCAACATGGCGGACGGCCCGATCCCGGGTGAGATGCACCTGTCGGACGGTCAGGAGCCCGTTGCCGTGGGGGTCTGCGCCCATCTAGAGGCCGGGGACGTGGTCACGGCCACGCACCGCCCGCATCATCAGGCGATTGCCAAGGGCGTAGACCTGAAGAAGATGGCTGCCGAGATTTTCGGCAAGGCAACCGGCCTGTCCGGCGGCCGCGGCGGCCATATGCATATCTTCGATGCCGAGGTGAACTTCGCCTGTTCCGGCATCATCGCGCAAGGCATGGGACCCGCCGCCGGCGCGGCGCTGTCGCGCCAGATCCAGGGCAAGCCGGGGGTTGCGGTTTCATTCATCGGTGAAGGCGCGGCAAACCAGGGCGCGTTTCACGAAGCGCTGAACCTGGCGGCGGTCTGGAAGCTGCCGATGGTGGTGGTGGTTGAGGATAACGCCTGGGGGATTTCGGTCTCCAAGGAAGCCTCCACCGCGATCAAGCGCAACTCGGACCGGGCGGCGGCGTATGGCATTCCCGGCCATTACATTCCCGGCAACGACCCCCGGAAGATCTACGAGGTGGCAGGCGAAGCCATCGCGCGGGCGCGCCGCGGCGAAGGCCCGACGCTGATCGAGGTCGAAACCTACCGGCTGGCGGGCCACTTCATGGGCGATGCCGAGGGCTACCGCCCCGATGGCGAGAAAGACGGGCTGTTCGCCAAGGACCCGATCCCGGTGATGCGCGCCCGGCTGCTGGCTGGCGGCAGCTTTACGGATGCCGAACTGGACGCGCTAGAAACCGGCGCCCAGGCGGCGGTGGATGAGGCGATCCGCTTTGCCCGTGGCAGCGCCGATCCGAAACCCGAAGACGCGCTGACAGCCGTTTTTGCCTGAAGGCTCTAGGGAGGAAAACACATGGAAAATGAACGGAAACTGACAATTGCACGGGCGATGGCCGAGGCCACTGCGCAGGAAATGCGTGATGACCCGAGCGTGTTCGTGATGGGTGAAGATATCGCTGAACTTGGCGGTGTCTTTGGCAACACCCGCGGCCTGCTGGAGGAATTCGGCAAGGAACGGGTCCGCGATACCCCGATTTCCGAGACCGGGTTCATCGGCGCCGCGGTGGGTGCGGCGCAGGATGGCATGAAGCCGGTGGTTGAGCTGATGTTTGTGGATTTCTTCGGCGTCTGCTTTGACGCGATCTACAACCTTATGGCCAAGAACACCTACTTCTCGGGCGGCAACGTCAACGTGCCGATGGTGCTGATGACCTCCACCGGCGGCGGCTATTCGGATGCGGGGCAGCATTCGCAGTGCCTTTACGGCAGCTTTGCGCATTTGCCCGGCATGAAGGTCGTGAGTCCCTCCAACGCCTATGACGCCAAAGGGCTGATGACGGCGGCAATCCGTGATCCGAACCCGGTGATTTACATGTATCACAAGGGACTGCAGGGCATGGGCTGGCTGGGCACCGAGGCGGGCGCAATTACCCATGTGCCGGAAGAAAGCTATGAAGTTGAGATCGGCAAGGCGGCTATTGCCCGCGAAGGGCGCGATGTGACCATCGTGTCAATTGCCCAGGGCGTGCATCACGGGCTGAAGGCCGCCGATGCGCTGGCCCAGCAAGGCATTAGCGCCGAAGTGGTCGATCTGCGCTCGCTGGTGCCATTGGATCGCGAAACGGTGCGCGCCAGCGTCGCCAAGACCGGGCGGCTGATTGTGGTCGATGAGGATTATCACAGCTACGGCGTCTCGGGTGAGATCATCGCCACGGTCACCGAGAGCAACATGGCAGACCTGAAGGCGCCGCCGCGGCGGATCGCCTATCCGGATGTGCCGATCCCCTTTGCTCGGGTGATGGAACAGCACTGCCTGCCCAATGCGGACAAAATCGCCGCAGCCGCCCGCGACCTTTGCGGGGCGCCGGTTCCGGCCTGAACGCACTCAAAATTCCTAGAAACAATCAGCTGCCCCGCGGTGCCGGGGCGGCGCCAAGAGGAGATTGCCAAGTGGCAAACGATATCATCATTCCATCCGGCTTGTGGGAGGGCGATGACGAATGCGTCATCACCGCCTGGCTGGCAAGTGACGGCGCACAAGTCACCCAGGGCGCGCTGATTGCCGAGATCATGACGGCCAAGGTCCAGTACGAAATCACCGCACCGGTAAGCGGCACCCTGAGCATCGCAAAGCAGCAGGACGAAGTTGCGGCCAAGGGCGACGTGATCGGGGCGGTCTCATGACCGTGCAGGCGGCAAGTCCTGCTGTGGTTCCCCTGCGCGGGGCACGCGGGATGATCGCTGACAAGATGTGCGCCTCGCTGCGCGACGCGGCGCAGCTGACCCACCATGCACGGGCAGACATGACTGCACTGCTGGCGGCCAAGGCGCATCTCAAGGAAGCGGGCACCGCGCTGTCGGTCGAAGACCTGCTGATAGGTGCGGTGGTCCGAACTCTGCGGCGCCATCCGGACATCAACGGCACCGTGCAGGACCGCGCTGTGCATCTGCCGGATGCCATTGATCTGGGGGTTGCCATCGCCCTGCCGGGCAACCTGCTGGCGGCACCCGCGATCTTCGGGGCGGAAAGCCTGGACCTTGAAGGCCTTCGGGCTGCGCGGCGGGATCTGGTGGCCCGCGCAAGGACAAACAAGTTGACAGTGCCGGAGATGACAGGCGGCACATTCACGGTCTCCAACCTCGGCCTCAGCCGGGTGGAGCAGTTCACGCCGATCCTGAATGCGCCGCAGATTGCCATTCTCGGCATCGGACGCACGGTCGAAACCGCGGTGCGCGACGGCGATGCCATCGCCTGGAAGCCTTATGCGGGCCTGTCGCTGACCTTTGACCACAGGGCCATTGACGGCGCCCCAGCGGCGAAGTTCCTGACGGATCTTTGCGAGGCGATCGAAGGTTTCGCGCCATGATCACCCCGCCGTTTTCCACCGCTGCAGACGGGATAGCTCGCGAAGCCACCCTATTGCAGAAGGGTAAGCCTGCGCTGATGCTGTGGCAGGCGGCAGAAACCGCACTGGTGGTTCCGGCTGCCGTAGCACGCAGGGATGGTATGCAACGCTCGATGGCCGAAGCAGCCGAACAGGGCTGGCCGGTCACCGTGCGCGGAAGCGGCGGCGGCATTGTTCCACAAGGACCATCTACCCTGAACCTTGCCATGGTGCTGCCCTGTGCGGCGGGTTTCACGGTGGAGGACGGCTACCGGATGATCTGCGGCGCGGTGACTGAGGCGCTGACCCGATTTGACATCACCGCAGAAACCGGCGCCTGCCCGGGCGCCTTCTGCGATGGCGCCTGGAACGTTCTTGCAGGCGGCCGCAAGCTGGCTGGCACCGCACAGCGCTGGCGCGCCGCGACGCGGGAGAGGGTTGTGCTGGCGCATGCCGCGATTCTCGTCCGGACGCCGCAGCCGGATCTGTGGCCGGTGCTTCGGCAGTTGCAGGCCGCCGCCTTTGCAGCAGAACCGCCCTTACGGACGGGTGCTCATATTGCCCTGGACGCGCTGTTACCCGGCAGCATGGGCCAATCAGCCTTTCCCGGCGCCCTGATCAGAGCCGCGGAGGACCGGCTGACTGCTCTGACGCGCCGCGAAAAACAAGCGGCCTGACCGCATCAACACCACTCACTGGGAGGAGAGTAACCATGACAATCAGATTCCACCGGCGCGGCAAGGAGAAGGGCGGCAGTGCCGCCATGAACCGCCGCATGTTCCTGATGACGACCACACTGGCCGGCGTCACCACCAATGCCATGCTCGGAAGCGCATCCTTTGCGTCATCAGCGGTGCTCGACGAGGCGCAGGGCGCCAGCCTGCTGCGGATGATCCAGGATATCTACCCGCATCCGGATGTGCTGCAGGTTTCACACTACGAGGCGATTGCTGCCACAGTGATGAAGAACGCCGAAGCGGATGCGGCGACCGCCAGTGGGCTGACTGATGGCCTGGCGCGGATCGACGCCAAGGCGCAGGAGCTGTTCGGCACCCCTTACACTGGCATCGAAGACCCGGACGCGCGTGAAGGCCTGCTGCGCCATTTTCAGGACGAGGGCTTCTTTCAGGGGGTCCGCTGGACCGCCTACTTTGGCATCTACGACAACAAGGAGGTCTGGCCGCTATTCGGCTACGAGGGCTCCTCAGTTGAGCACGGCGGCTACATCGACCGTGGGTTCTCCGACATCACCTTTGTTCCCGAGGGGCCGACCCTTGAGGAACGCATGGCCGACGTTCAGGCATAAGGGGAGGCTGACATGACAAAATTCGACCTCAACGACGACAATGTGGTTGTCATCATCGGCTCCGGCGCGGGCGGTGGCACCCTGGCAAACGAACTGGCCCAGAAGGGTGTCAAATCGGTTGTTCTGGAAGCTGGCAAGCGGTTTGACCTGAGCGATATCGAAAACGACGAATGGGCAATGTTCCAGAAAATCTCCTG
It includes:
- a CDS encoding IS110 family transposase, whose amino-acid sequence is MEVTTIGLDLGKDVFQVHGISADGTVVFNRSIRRKQMLNFFEALQNCLVGIEACGSAHHWARELTAIGHDVRLMPAVYVKPYVKRGKTDAVDAEAICEAVTRPTMRFVAVKSKEQQALLTIHRVRQLIVRRKTRMLNVIRGLLREFGHVIGNGPVAAMRFIKTFQTDGCLDMPDVAKSMLKTLCEQVVALDERVTFYDKLIEYHSRIDERAKRVRKVPGVGPVTASAIVATTGDGRQFKNGREFAAWQGLTPLNRSSGGKERLGRISKKGDRYLRRLLVIGMTSQVQRARGYPERVHPWIKQLLGRKPVRLATIAMANKAARIIWAIRTKDTYYRQSAA
- a CDS encoding 2-oxo acid dehydrogenase subunit E2 — its product is MIADKMCASLRDAAQLTHHARADMTALLAAKAHLKEAGTALSVEDLLIGAVVRTLRRHPDINGTVQDRAVHLPDAIDLGVAIALPGNLLAAPAIFGAESLDLEGLRAARRDLVARARTNKLTVPEMTGGTFTVSNLGLSRVEQFTPILNAPQIAILGIGRTVETAVRDGDAIAWKPYAGLSLTFDHRAIDGAPAAKFLTDLCEAIEGFAP
- a CDS encoding thiamine pyrophosphate-dependent dehydrogenase E1 component subunit alpha, with the protein product MQPAKGTLAWMYEKMVTSRRFENAIEKIYMEGKSPVFNMADGPIPGEMHLSDGQEPVAVGVCAHLEAGDVVTATHRPHHQAIAKGVDLKKMAAEIFGKATGLSGGRGGHMHIFDAEVNFACSGIIAQGMGPAAGAALSRQIQGKPGVAVSFIGEGAANQGAFHEALNLAAVWKLPMVVVVEDNAWGISVSKEASTAIKRNSDRAAAYGIPGHYIPGNDPRKIYEVAGEAIARARRGEGPTLIEVETYRLAGHFMGDAEGYRPDGEKDGLFAKDPIPVMRARLLAGGSFTDAELDALETGAQAAVDEAIRFARGSADPKPEDALTAVFA
- a CDS encoding alpha-ketoacid dehydrogenase subunit beta is translated as MENERKLTIARAMAEATAQEMRDDPSVFVMGEDIAELGGVFGNTRGLLEEFGKERVRDTPISETGFIGAAVGAAQDGMKPVVELMFVDFFGVCFDAIYNLMAKNTYFSGGNVNVPMVLMTSTGGGYSDAGQHSQCLYGSFAHLPGMKVVSPSNAYDAKGLMTAAIRDPNPVIYMYHKGLQGMGWLGTEAGAITHVPEESYEVEIGKAAIAREGRDVTIVSIAQGVHHGLKAADALAQQGISAEVVDLRSLVPLDRETVRASVAKTGRLIVVDEDYHSYGVSGEIIATVTESNMADLKAPPRRIAYPDVPIPFARVMEQHCLPNADKIAAAARDLCGAPVPA
- a CDS encoding lipoyl protein ligase domain-containing protein gives rise to the protein MITPPFSTAADGIAREATLLQKGKPALMLWQAAETALVVPAAVARRDGMQRSMAEAAEQGWPVTVRGSGGGIVPQGPSTLNLAMVLPCAAGFTVEDGYRMICGAVTEALTRFDITAETGACPGAFCDGAWNVLAGGRKLAGTAQRWRAATRERVVLAHAAILVRTPQPDLWPVLRQLQAAAFAAEPPLRTGAHIALDALLPGSMGQSAFPGALIRAAEDRLTALTRREKQAA
- a CDS encoding LysR family transcriptional regulator — its product is MSSPVSPSSSLPPLTWLRAFEASARHLSFTRAAGELNLTQSAISQHVRSLETFLGRELFIRKTRALELSEAGANYTPIVREAFDLIAAGTQAFTGGDQGRHLVLQCNMAFSVFWLSPRLPRLYQKFPWLVLNIVTPIWDPERHAANAGTEIRFGRPADMSAAAVRLTRDRFYPVCAPGYQDGKVDFETGTLLDCGGVTGSWGAWFKSQGRMFERNHEINLASTYVIAMTAAVNGAGISMSHDTLAGGLLESGQLVKPSGHSAELLENYFLMPPPSHASTPASRAFLEWLEGELPPV
- a CDS encoding biotin/lipoyl-containing protein, producing the protein MANDIIIPSGLWEGDDECVITAWLASDGAQVTQGALIAEIMTAKVQYEITAPVSGTLSIAKQQDEVAAKGDVIGAVS